The sequence below is a genomic window from Clostridia bacterium.
GTTTGCGGAGTAGCCCCGGCCATCATGATCAACGACGAGGTCTATGGCAACCTTACTCCTGAGGCCATTCCGCAAATCCTGGCCCAGTACAAATAGCCCGTGAAAGGAGGCTTGAGGAATGCAGTTCTATCGCTCCCATGTACTCGTCTGTCATGGAACCAATTGTTCTTTAAAGCATAACCGGGCCATACGAGAGGCTTTAGTACAAGGCATCAAGGCCCAAGGCTTAGATAAGGAAGTAAGGGTAGTGGAGACGGGATGCTTTGGCCTTTGTGAGCAGGGGCCCACGGTGGTGGTATATCCGGAAGGAGTGGTCTACTGCCAGGTCAAGGTCAATGATGTGCCGGAAATAGTTGAAAAGCACCTGTTGAAGGGCCGGATCGTAGACCGCCTACTTTATCGCCCGGCCGAGCTTAAACCGGTTCAGACCTATGACCAATTTGACTATTTCAAGGGCCAGGTTCGGGTGGTGTTGCGCAACTGTGGCCTCATCGACCCCGAGTCTATCGAAGAATATATTGCCCAGGGCGGCTACCGAGCTTTGGGCAAGTGTCTGACCAGTATGTCTTCAGATGAAGTTACTGAAGTTATTAAGAATTCGGGATTGCGCGGCCGCGGAGGGGCGGGCTTCCCCACTGGACTGAAGTGGAGCTTTGCTCGCCGAGCGGCTGGCCAACCCAAATATATAATCTGCAATGCTGATGAAGGCGAGCCGGGAACCTTTAAGGACCGATTGATTCTTGAAGGTGACCCTCACTCCATAATTGAGGGTATGGCCATAGCCGGATATGCTGTGGGAGCCAACCAAGGTTATGTCTATATCCGGGGCGAGTATACCTTGTCCATTGAGCGTTTACGGAAGGCCATTGACCAAGCGCGGGAGTATGGGCTTCTAGGTAAGAACCTGTTTAATTCTGGATTTGACTTTGATATTGAAATTGCCATTGGCGCTGGGGCCTACGTTTGCGGGGAGGAAACCGCTTTGATTGAGTCGCTGGAGGGTGGTCGCGGCGAACCGCGGATTAAACCTCCCTACCCAGCTGATTACGGGCTATGGGGTAAACCGACAGTGGTCAACAATGTGGAAACCCTGGCCAACGTCCCGGTAATCATTGAGCGAGGAGTAGACTGGTTCCGGAGTTTGGGCACCGAGCGTTGCCCAGGCACCAAAGTATTTACCTTGTGCGGCGACGTGGTCAATCAAGGCCTAATTGAGGTGCCCATGGGCATCACCTTGCGGGAGGTGCTCTATGATATCGGCGGCGGCATTCCTAATGGTCGGGAGTTCAAGATGGCTCAAACCGGAGGTACCTCGGGAGGCTGTATTCCTAAAGAGCTTCTCGATGTGCCCATGGACTATGATCAGATGGCTGCTGCTGGCACCGCGCTGGGGTCGGGAGCGCTCCTCATCATGGACGACCGCCACTGCATTGTGGACGTGGCCAAATCCTTTGCCCGCTTCTTCGTTCACGAGTCTTGTGGGCAATGCACTCCTTGCCGTGAGGGCACCATGCAGCTATATCGCATAGTTGACAAGATGACTCGCGGCGAGGCTGAGGAGAAGGATGTCCAACTCCTCGAAGCCTTAGCTGAAACCATGCGCCTGAGCCCGTTGTGCCCGTTGGGACAGACTGCTCCTTTCCCAATCGTCACTACCCTCAAGTATTTCCGGGATGAGTATGACGCTCACATCAAGGAGAAGAGATGTCCTACCGGCACCTGTAAGGCTTTGGCCTAAGGACTAAAACCAGCAAGAGAGGGGTGTAAAGCGAATGGATATGGTCACCTTGACCATTGATGGACAACAGGTTCAAGTAGAAAAGGGCAGTACCATCTTAGCAGCAGCCCAGAAAATAGGAGTGGACATTCCTACCCTGTGCCATCACCCGGATATGGAGCCGCGGGCGGTGTGCCGCATGTGCGTAGTTGAAGTTCAGGGACAGAAGACCTTACAAGCCGCCTGCGCTTATCCGGTAGCCGAAGGCATGGTGGTACGAACCAATACACCAGCAGTACGCCAAGCAAGGCGAATTAATCTTGAGCTTATACTGGCTCACCACCCCCTGGAGTGCAATACTTGTGAGCGCAACCTGCACTGCGAGCTCCAGAGCGTGGCTGAGCGCCTTGGCGTACGGGAAGTCCGGTTTGATAGCTATGTTCGGGATTTTCCCAT
It includes:
- the nuoF gene encoding NADH-quinone oxidoreductase subunit NuoF, which produces MQFYRSHVLVCHGTNCSLKHNRAIREALVQGIKAQGLDKEVRVVETGCFGLCEQGPTVVVYPEGVVYCQVKVNDVPEIVEKHLLKGRIVDRLLYRPAELKPVQTYDQFDYFKGQVRVVLRNCGLIDPESIEEYIAQGGYRALGKCLTSMSSDEVTEVIKNSGLRGRGGAGFPTGLKWSFARRAAGQPKYIICNADEGEPGTFKDRLILEGDPHSIIEGMAIAGYAVGANQGYVYIRGEYTLSIERLRKAIDQAREYGLLGKNLFNSGFDFDIEIAIGAGAYVCGEETALIESLEGGRGEPRIKPPYPADYGLWGKPTVVNNVETLANVPVIIERGVDWFRSLGTERCPGTKVFTLCGDVVNQGLIEVPMGITLREVLYDIGGGIPNGREFKMAQTGGTSGGCIPKELLDVPMDYDQMAAAGTALGSGALLIMDDRHCIVDVAKSFARFFVHESCGQCTPCREGTMQLYRIVDKMTRGEAEEKDVQLLEALAETMRLSPLCPLGQTAPFPIVTTLKYFRDEYDAHIKEKRCPTGTCKALA